One Pseudomonas muyukensis DNA segment encodes these proteins:
- the ureG gene encoding urease accessory protein UreG → MQNYQQPLRVGVGGPVGSGKTALLEALCKAMRDEYQIAVVTNDIYTKEDQRILTEAGALEPERIVGVETGGCPHTAIREDASMNLAAVEALARKFGNLEVIFVESGGDNLSATFSPELADLTVYVIDVAEGEKIPRKGGPGITKSDFLVINKTDLAPYVGASLEVMARDTQRMRPQRPWTFSNLKKGEGLQAVIDFIVERGMLGAGRSGRQDR, encoded by the coding sequence ATGCAAAACTACCAGCAACCCCTGCGTGTCGGCGTCGGCGGCCCGGTCGGCTCCGGCAAGACCGCGCTGCTCGAAGCCCTGTGCAAGGCCATGCGCGATGAGTACCAGATCGCCGTGGTGACCAATGACATCTACACCAAGGAAGACCAGCGCATCCTCACCGAAGCCGGGGCCCTCGAGCCCGAGCGCATCGTCGGTGTCGAAACCGGCGGCTGCCCGCACACCGCGATCCGCGAGGATGCCTCGATGAACCTGGCCGCGGTCGAGGCCCTGGCGCGCAAGTTCGGCAACCTCGAAGTGATCTTCGTCGAGAGTGGCGGCGACAACCTCAGTGCCACCTTCAGCCCGGAGCTGGCCGACCTGACGGTTTATGTGATCGATGTCGCCGAAGGCGAGAAGATCCCGCGCAAGGGTGGGCCGGGCATCACCAAGTCGGATTTCCTGGTGATCAACAAGACCGACCTGGCGCCTTACGTCGGGGCCTCGCTGGAGGTGATGGCGCGTGATACCCAGCGCATGCGCCCACAGCGGCCATGGACGTTCAGTAACCTGAAAAAGGGCGAAGGCCTGCAGGCTGTGATCGATTTTATCGTCGAGCGCGGGATGCTGGGAGCAGGGCGTAGCGGGCGGCAGGACCGCTAG
- a CDS encoding urease subunit gamma: protein MELTPREKDKLLLFTAALLAERRLARGLKLNYPEAVALISAAVLEGARDGRTVAELMSLGREVLERGQVMDGVPEMLPDVQVEATFPDGTKLVTVHDPIV from the coding sequence ATGGAGCTGACCCCGAGAGAGAAAGACAAACTGCTGCTGTTCACCGCCGCGCTGCTGGCCGAGCGCCGGTTGGCCCGCGGCCTGAAGCTCAACTACCCGGAAGCGGTGGCGTTGATCAGCGCCGCGGTGCTCGAAGGCGCCCGCGATGGGCGCACGGTGGCCGAGCTGATGAGCCTGGGCCGCGAAGTACTGGAGCGTGGACAGGTGATGGACGGTGTGCCCGAGATGCTCCCCGACGTCCAGGTCGAAGCGACGTTCCCCGACGGCACCAAGCTGGTGACCGTGCATGACCCCATCGTCTGA
- a CDS encoding LysR family transcriptional regulator: protein MASYTLRQLKYFVTTVEAGSVAEASRQLYIAQPSISTAIKSLEESFGVQLFIRHHAQGVSLTPGGKRFYAKTRALLQMAHEFEQNALADNDTVAGQIDIGCFETVAPLYLPRLIAGFRDRYPGVDIRLRDGEQQDLIQGLTAGTFDLALLYDHDLDGTIETEPLMAPQKPYVLLPEKHRFAGQAQVSLRDLCPEPMILLDVAPSRTYFVSLFHDLGLTPNIVFSSPSIEMVRGMVGQGFGFSLLVTRPHSEFSYDGQRLVTLDITEPVALSGLAAAHLKRMQLTKPAQLFVEFCREQLANL, encoded by the coding sequence ATGGCTTCCTACACCTTGCGTCAACTCAAGTACTTCGTCACCACCGTCGAGGCTGGCAGTGTCGCCGAGGCCTCTCGCCAGCTGTATATCGCCCAACCGTCGATCTCCACGGCGATCAAGAGCCTGGAAGAAAGCTTCGGTGTGCAGTTGTTCATTCGCCACCATGCCCAGGGCGTCTCGCTGACGCCGGGCGGCAAGCGCTTCTACGCCAAGACCCGGGCCTTGCTGCAGATGGCCCATGAGTTCGAGCAGAACGCCCTGGCCGACAACGACACTGTGGCCGGGCAGATCGACATCGGTTGCTTCGAGACCGTGGCGCCGCTGTACCTGCCACGGCTGATCGCCGGTTTTCGTGATCGTTACCCAGGGGTCGACATCCGCCTGCGCGACGGTGAGCAGCAGGACCTGATCCAAGGCCTGACCGCCGGCACCTTCGACCTGGCGCTGCTCTATGACCACGACCTCGACGGCACCATCGAAACCGAACCCTTGATGGCACCACAGAAACCCTACGTGCTGTTGCCGGAGAAACACCGCTTCGCCGGCCAGGCCCAGGTATCGTTGCGCGACCTGTGCCCGGAGCCGATGATCCTGCTCGACGTGGCGCCCAGCCGCACCTACTTCGTCAGCCTGTTCCACGACCTGGGACTGACGCCGAATATCGTCTTCAGCTCACCCTCGATAGAGATGGTGCGTGGCATGGTGGGGCAGGGCTTCGGTTTCTCGCTGCTGGTAACCCGGCCGCACTCTGAATTCAGCTATGACGGACAGCGCCTGGTGACCCTCGACATCACCGAGCCGGTGGCCTTGTCCGGGCTGGCTGCGGCGCACTTGAAACGCATGCAACTGACCAAGCCCGCGCAGTTGTTCGTCGAGTTCTGCCGGGAGCAACTGGCCAATCTGTAG
- the ureE gene encoding urease accessory protein UreE, whose amino-acid sequence MIVLTQRLNGAARVTGSVTLSVDSRIKSRLRVTLDDGREAGLMLERGHLLRGGELLADADGGQVIRVLAAPEAVSTVRCADPHLLARAAYHLGNRHVPLQIEPGLLRYQHDHVLDDMLRGLGLSVVAEQAPFEPEAGAYQSTAHNHGHPFVRLNAPS is encoded by the coding sequence ATGATCGTACTGACCCAAAGGCTCAACGGCGCCGCCAGGGTGACCGGCAGCGTCACCCTCAGTGTCGACAGCCGCATCAAGAGCCGCCTGCGCGTGACCCTCGATGATGGCCGCGAGGCCGGGCTGATGCTCGAGCGCGGCCACCTGCTGCGCGGCGGCGAGTTACTCGCCGATGCCGATGGCGGCCAGGTGATTCGCGTGCTGGCGGCGCCCGAAGCGGTGTCGACCGTGCGCTGCGCCGACCCGCACTTGCTGGCCCGCGCCGCCTACCACCTGGGCAATCGGCATGTGCCGCTGCAGATCGAGCCGGGCTTGCTGCGCTACCAGCACGACCATGTACTCGACGACATGCTGCGTGGCCTGGGCCTGAGCGTCGTTGCCGAACAGGCGCCGTTCGAGCCCGAGGCTGGCGCCTACCAGAGCACCGCGCACAACCATGGCCACCCGTTCGTGCGCCTGAATGCCCCTTCCTGA
- a CDS encoding DNA-3-methyladenine glycosylase family protein, which translates to MTRLSRLHAVRRSLRPDGQHLLWLRYQRPYHWPSTLAFLAARCIPGIETCSEGVYRRSLVFAGCQGLLQAKPGACLQVRLSGVGAAQVPGLIARLRRVFDLDAQPARIAAALSNDPLMARLLGARPGLRVPKGWEPCEQAMRTVLGQQISVAGAMTLAGRLVARHGQPLRAAEPCLSHVFPSVEALAVAELSGLGMPQARATTLSTLARALLAQPDLLRPGQALEQAIKRLCLLKGIGPWSAHYLALRQLGDSDALPLGDVALVKALRLHEGPQAQLAERAQAWRPWRAYAAQHLWASLADCNPASGRQDR; encoded by the coding sequence ATGACCCGACTTAGCCGTTTACACGCTGTCAGGCGCAGCCTGCGCCCGGACGGCCAGCATCTGCTCTGGCTGCGTTACCAGCGGCCTTATCACTGGCCCTCGACGCTGGCCTTCCTCGCCGCGCGGTGCATCCCCGGCATCGAGACCTGCAGCGAGGGGGTGTACCGGCGCAGCTTGGTCTTTGCCGGGTGCCAGGGGCTGTTGCAGGCCAAGCCGGGGGCTTGCCTGCAGGTGCGTTTGAGTGGGGTGGGCGCGGCGCAGGTGCCAGGGCTGATTGCGCGCTTGCGTCGGGTGTTCGACCTGGATGCGCAGCCGGCGCGGATTGCCGCGGCGCTGTCGAACGACCCGTTGATGGCTCGGTTGCTGGGCGCCCGGCCGGGCCTGCGCGTGCCCAAGGGGTGGGAGCCCTGCGAGCAGGCGATGCGCACGGTGCTCGGGCAGCAGATCAGTGTCGCCGGCGCCATGACCCTGGCCGGGCGGCTGGTGGCGCGCCACGGGCAGCCGCTGCGCGCCGCCGAGCCGTGCCTGAGCCATGTGTTTCCCAGCGTCGAAGCACTGGCGGTGGCCGAGTTGAGCGGGCTGGGCATGCCCCAGGCGCGGGCGACGACCCTGTCGACCCTGGCCAGGGCCTTGCTCGCCCAGCCCGACCTGCTGCGGCCCGGCCAGGCGCTTGAGCAGGCTATCAAGCGCTTGTGCCTGCTCAAGGGTATCGGCCCGTGGAGCGCGCATTACCTGGCCTTGCGCCAACTGGGCGATAGCGATGCACTGCCCCTGGGGGACGTGGCGCTGGTCAAGGCCCTGCGCCTGCATGAGGGCCCCCAGGCCCAACTGGCCGAGCGCGCCCAGGCCTGGCGGCCCTGGCGCGCCTATGCGGCGCAGCACTTGTGGGCCTCGTTGGCCGACTGCAACCCGGCAAGCGGCCGCCAGGACAGGTAA
- the ureC gene encoding urease subunit alpha encodes MSRISRQAYADMFGPTVGDRVRLADTALWVAVEQDFTVYGEEVKFGGGKVIRDGMGQGQMLAAEAMDLVLTNALIIDHWGIVKADIGIKHGRIAAIGKAGNPDVQPGVTIPVGPGTEVIAAEGKIVTAGGIDSHIHFICPQQVEEALSSGVTTFIGGGTGPATGTNATTCTPGPWYLARMLQAADSLPINIGLLGKGNASRPEALREQIAAGAVGLKLHEDWGSTPAAIDCCLGVAEDLDIQVAIHTDTLNESGCIEDTLAAIGERTIHTFHTEGAGGGHAPDIIRAAGQANVLPSSTNPTLPYTLNTVDEHLDMLMVCHHLDPSIAEDVAFAESRIRRETIAAEDILHDIGAFAMTSSDSQAMGRVGEVVLRTWQVAHQMKLRRGPLAPDNGYCDNFRVKRYIAKYTINPALTHGIAHEVGSVQVGKLADLVLWAPAFFAVKPALVLKGGMIACAPMGDINGSIPTPQPVHYRPMFGALGAARHATRMTFLSQAAMDRGLAAQLNLRSLIGVAHGCRRVRKADMVHNSLQPRIEVDAQTYQVRADGELLVCEPARELPLAQRYFLF; translated from the coding sequence ATGAGCCGTATTTCCCGGCAGGCCTACGCGGACATGTTCGGCCCCACCGTCGGCGACCGCGTGCGCCTGGCCGACACCGCGCTGTGGGTGGCGGTGGAGCAGGACTTCACGGTCTATGGCGAGGAGGTCAAGTTCGGCGGCGGCAAGGTGATTCGCGACGGCATGGGCCAGGGCCAGATGCTGGCCGCCGAGGCCATGGACCTGGTGCTGACCAACGCTCTGATCATCGACCACTGGGGCATCGTCAAGGCCGACATCGGCATCAAGCACGGGCGCATCGCCGCCATCGGCAAGGCCGGTAACCCCGATGTCCAGCCAGGCGTGACGATCCCGGTGGGGCCGGGCACCGAGGTCATCGCCGCCGAAGGCAAGATCGTCACCGCCGGTGGCATCGACTCGCACATCCATTTCATCTGCCCGCAGCAGGTCGAGGAAGCGCTGAGCAGCGGCGTCACCACCTTCATCGGCGGTGGCACCGGGCCGGCCACCGGCACCAACGCCACCACCTGCACCCCTGGCCCCTGGTACCTGGCGCGCATGCTCCAGGCCGCCGACAGCCTGCCAATCAACATCGGCCTGCTGGGCAAGGGCAATGCCTCGCGGCCCGAGGCCCTGCGCGAGCAGATCGCCGCCGGTGCCGTGGGCCTGAAGCTGCACGAGGACTGGGGCTCGACCCCGGCGGCCATCGACTGCTGCCTGGGCGTGGCCGAGGACCTGGACATCCAGGTGGCGATCCATACCGACACCCTCAACGAGTCGGGCTGCATCGAGGATACCCTGGCCGCCATCGGCGAACGCACCATCCACACCTTCCATACCGAGGGCGCTGGCGGCGGCCACGCCCCGGACATCATCCGCGCGGCCGGCCAGGCCAACGTGCTGCCGTCCTCGACCAACCCGACCCTGCCGTACACGCTCAACACCGTCGACGAGCACCTGGACATGCTCATGGTCTGCCACCACCTGGACCCGAGCATCGCCGAGGACGTGGCCTTTGCCGAGTCGCGCATCCGCCGCGAGACCATCGCCGCCGAGGACATCCTCCACGACATCGGCGCCTTCGCCATGACGTCGTCCGACTCCCAGGCCATGGGCCGGGTCGGCGAGGTGGTGCTACGCACCTGGCAGGTGGCGCACCAGATGAAGCTGCGCCGCGGCCCGCTGGCGCCGGACAACGGCTATTGCGACAACTTCCGGGTCAAGCGCTACATCGCCAAGTACACGATCAACCCGGCGCTGACCCACGGCATCGCCCATGAAGTGGGCTCGGTGCAGGTGGGCAAGCTGGCCGACCTGGTGCTGTGGGCGCCGGCGTTCTTCGCAGTCAAGCCGGCGCTGGTGCTCAAGGGCGGGATGATCGCCTGCGCGCCGATGGGCGATATCAACGGCTCGATCCCCACCCCGCAGCCGGTGCACTACCGGCCGATGTTCGGCGCCCTGGGCGCGGCGCGCCATGCCACGCGCATGACGTTTCTATCCCAGGCTGCCATGGACCGTGGCCTGGCCGCGCAACTGAACCTGCGCAGCCTGATCGGCGTGGCCCATGGCTGTCGGCGGGTACGCAAGGCCGACATGGTCCACAACAGCCTGCAACCGCGGATCGAGGTCGACGCGCAAACCTACCAGGTGCGCGCCGACGGCGAACTGCTGGTGTGCGAACCGGCCCGTGAACTGCCGCTGGCCCAGCGGTACTTCCTGTTCTGA
- a CDS encoding urease subunit beta, with protein sequence MIPGEIQVAAGDIELNVGRQTLSVSVANHGDRPVQVGSHYHFFEVNDTLVFERAPTRGFRLDIPAGTAVRFEPGQARTVQLVAYAGKREVHGFQGKVMGALEGRA encoded by the coding sequence ATGATTCCCGGAGAGATCCAGGTCGCCGCCGGCGACATCGAACTCAACGTCGGCCGCCAGACGCTCAGCGTCAGCGTGGCCAACCACGGCGACCGCCCGGTGCAGGTCGGTTCGCATTACCACTTCTTCGAGGTCAACGACACCCTGGTGTTCGAGCGTGCGCCGACCCGCGGCTTTCGCCTGGACATCCCGGCCGGCACCGCGGTGCGTTTCGAGCCGGGCCAGGCCCGTACCGTCCAGTTGGTGGCCTATGCCGGCAAGCGCGAGGTACATGGCTTCCAGGGCAAGGTGATGGGCGCGCTGGAGGGCAGGGCATGA
- a CDS encoding Yip1 family protein: MNSPLLKLFTHPADAWIEIRRAEEDHPQQYLPRLLVLALIPALCLFVGTSTFGWSLATEARVRLGLTSAAQLAGLLYATTVVGVMLMGVMIRWMSRGFDVQPSLNQCIGFAAYCATPWFFAGVVGLVPVRWLAVVALLAASAYASVLLYGGLQTFLRLRKEQAMLFATCVWGVGLLLLVTLLVSMILFWFNGLMPEYVRPASLG; the protein is encoded by the coding sequence ATGAACAGCCCATTGCTCAAGCTCTTCACCCACCCGGCCGACGCCTGGATCGAGATCCGCCGGGCCGAGGAGGACCATCCGCAGCAATACTTGCCACGGCTGCTGGTGCTGGCGCTGATCCCGGCCCTGTGCCTGTTCGTCGGCACCAGCACCTTCGGCTGGAGCCTGGCCACCGAGGCACGGGTACGCCTGGGCCTGACCAGCGCGGCACAGTTGGCCGGGCTGCTGTATGCCACGACCGTGGTCGGGGTGATGTTGATGGGGGTGATGATCCGCTGGATGTCGCGCGGCTTCGATGTGCAACCGAGCCTCAACCAATGCATCGGCTTTGCCGCCTATTGCGCCACGCCCTGGTTCTTCGCCGGGGTGGTGGGCCTGGTCCCGGTGCGTTGGCTGGCGGTGGTCGCGTTGCTGGCGGCGTCGGCGTATGCCAGCGTGCTGCTGTATGGCGGCCTGCAAACCTTCCTGCGGCTGCGCAAGGAACAGGCCATGCTGTTCGCCACCTGCGTCTGGGGGGTGGGGCTGTTGCTGCTGGTCACCCTGCTGGTATCGATGATCCTGTTCTGGTTCAACGGCCTGATGCCTGAATATGTGCGCCCGGCCAGCCTTGGCTGA
- a CDS encoding secretin and TonB N-terminal domain-containing protein produces MRALLVAGALMLAWSLVAPPLRGQSLLTLDIPAQALDQALDSFARQSGLAVLVDQGLVAGQRSSPVRGRYAAREGLQRLLQGSGLQARYSGSGGFTVQPLRLNAFSPRKREGGGVAGSYALALQQAVERALCGSTLTRPGAYRAALQVWIDGRGQLLQSRLLASTGDPLRDAALIERLRALRLEAAPPTSLAQPVTLLLRPVPMDCPFSQGAAAA; encoded by the coding sequence GTGCGTGCATTGCTCGTGGCCGGTGCGCTGATGCTGGCCTGGTCGCTCGTTGCGCCGCCGCTGCGCGGCCAGTCGTTGCTGACCCTGGACATTCCGGCACAAGCCTTGGACCAGGCGCTGGACAGCTTCGCCCGGCAAAGCGGCCTGGCCGTGCTGGTGGACCAGGGCCTGGTGGCCGGGCAACGCTCGAGCCCCGTACGGGGCCGCTATGCCGCGCGCGAAGGGTTGCAGCGCCTGTTGCAGGGCTCCGGGCTACAGGCGCGCTACAGCGGCAGTGGTGGCTTTACCGTGCAACCGCTGCGTTTGAACGCGTTTTCACCACGCAAGCGGGAGGGCGGCGGCGTGGCTGGCAGTTACGCCCTGGCGCTGCAGCAGGCAGTCGAACGGGCCCTGTGCGGCTCGACGCTGACCCGGCCAGGTGCTTACCGGGCAGCCCTGCAAGTCTGGATCGACGGTCGCGGGCAGCTGCTGCAGAGCCGTTTGCTGGCCTCGACCGGCGACCCCTTGCGCGACGCCGCGCTGATCGAACGCTTGCGCGCGCTACGCCTCGAGGCGGCGCCGCCGACATCCCTGGCGCAGCCGGTAACCCTGCTGCTGCGCCCGGTACCCATGGATTGCCCATTTTCGCAAGGAGCTGCGGCGGCATGA
- a CDS encoding urease accessory protein UreD, giving the protein MTLGQRIEAPQADPGWSAQLQLRFNLREGVTRLGARRHVGPLLVQRPFHPEGAPCHVYVLHPPGGIVGGDRLDLDIHLETGSHALLTMPGASKFYRSVGPTARLAQRFHLQAGSTLEWLPQDSIFFNGARASLDSHFTLELGARLLAWETLCLGRPVINEGFAQGALDNRLCIELPDEPGLHERLRIEGGHLEKLAGHPLLATFCATPADPAVLERVRQLLDGLPTPAGATLLGPLLVIRLLDHDNQHLQHNLQRLWHLLRPAVLGLAPCPPRIWAT; this is encoded by the coding sequence ATGACACTGGGGCAACGGATAGAGGCACCGCAGGCAGACCCAGGCTGGAGTGCCCAGCTGCAGTTGCGCTTCAACCTGCGCGAGGGGGTGACCCGCCTTGGTGCGCGGCGCCATGTCGGACCACTTTTGGTGCAGCGCCCGTTCCATCCGGAAGGCGCGCCGTGCCATGTGTATGTGCTGCACCCACCAGGCGGCATCGTTGGCGGGGACCGGCTGGACCTGGATATCCATCTCGAGACGGGCAGCCATGCGTTGTTGACCATGCCGGGAGCCAGCAAGTTCTACCGTAGCGTCGGCCCGACCGCGCGCCTTGCCCAACGTTTTCACCTGCAGGCCGGCAGCACCCTGGAGTGGCTGCCCCAGGACAGCATTTTCTTCAATGGCGCCCGTGCCAGCCTCGACAGCCATTTCACCCTCGAGCTCGGCGCCCGCCTGCTGGCCTGGGAAACCCTGTGCCTGGGCCGCCCGGTGATCAACGAAGGTTTCGCCCAGGGCGCGCTGGACAACCGCTTGTGCATCGAGCTGCCCGACGAACCTGGCCTGCACGAGCGCCTGCGCATCGAGGGGGGCCACCTGGAGAAGCTCGCTGGCCACCCCTTGCTCGCCACCTTCTGTGCCACGCCCGCCGACCCAGCCGTGCTGGAGCGGGTGCGCCAGTTGCTCGACGGCTTGCCCACGCCGGCCGGGGCCACCTTGCTTGGCCCGCTGCTGGTGATCCGCCTGCTCGACCACGACAACCAACACCTGCAACACAACCTGCAGCGCCTCTGGCACCTGCTGCGCCCGGCCGTGCTCGGCCTGGCGCCGTGCCCGCCGCGCATCTGGGCCACCTGA
- a CDS encoding urease accessory protein UreF, with protein MPSDLALLRLLQLASPGLPVGGFTYSQGLEWAVEAGWVKGAAGFAAWQREQVRDTLGCLDWPLLARLYQACQAQDAQAFGHWTRFVLANRETAELRLEECQRGSALARLLDGWQLAQEPAWRSSLELSQLGGMAWLGAHWSIPLRQLALGHGYAWLEGAVMAGVKLVPFGQQAAQTLLRDLSAELPAVLDQALLLQDDQLGGGLPLLAIASSRHETQYTRLFRS; from the coding sequence ATGCCCAGCGACCTGGCGCTGCTGCGCCTGCTGCAACTGGCCAGCCCAGGGCTGCCGGTGGGTGGCTTCACCTACTCGCAAGGCCTGGAATGGGCCGTCGAGGCCGGTTGGGTGAAGGGCGCCGCAGGTTTTGCCGCCTGGCAACGCGAGCAAGTGCGCGACACCCTGGGCTGCCTCGATTGGCCGCTGCTGGCCCGCCTGTACCAAGCCTGCCAGGCGCAGGATGCGCAAGCGTTCGGCCACTGGACGCGCTTTGTGCTGGCCAACCGCGAGACCGCCGAGCTGCGCCTGGAGGAGTGCCAGCGCGGCAGCGCCCTGGCACGGCTGCTCGACGGCTGGCAGTTGGCCCAGGAGCCGGCCTGGCGGTCCAGCCTGGAACTCAGCCAGCTCGGTGGCATGGCCTGGCTGGGCGCGCATTGGTCGATTCCGCTGCGCCAGCTTGCCCTGGGCCATGGCTACGCCTGGCTGGAAGGGGCGGTGATGGCTGGGGTCAAGCTGGTGCCGTTCGGCCAGCAAGCCGCCCAGACGTTGTTGCGCGACCTGAGCGCGGAGCTGCCCGCCGTGCTCGATCAAGCCTTGCTGCTGCAGGACGACCAGCTCGGCGGCGGCCTGCCACTGCTGGCGATTGCCTCGTCACGCCACGAAACCCAATACACCCGTTTGTTCCGTTCCTGA
- a CDS encoding RNA polymerase sigma factor yields the protein MNKPRDSALVKLFLSSYDAFRVRLKRRLGSDDLANDVLQETYLRVDRLEAVDNVHKPGAYLYRMALNVAADRREADARLLTGAEVEALLQVGEDQDPARIVGGQREIQSLMGALYELPARRRRIFIAARLEEASHLEIAQRFGISTRTVEKELKAALGHCAARLDRKVFQRFGPGAGKPS from the coding sequence ATGAACAAACCCCGGGACAGTGCGCTGGTCAAACTGTTTCTGTCCTCCTACGACGCGTTCAGGGTGCGCCTGAAACGCCGACTGGGTTCGGACGACCTGGCCAACGATGTGCTGCAGGAGACCTACCTGCGGGTCGACCGCCTGGAGGCGGTGGACAATGTGCACAAGCCCGGCGCCTACTTGTACCGCATGGCCCTCAACGTTGCCGCCGATCGCCGCGAGGCCGACGCGCGCCTGCTCACCGGCGCCGAAGTGGAGGCCTTGCTGCAGGTTGGCGAGGACCAGGACCCGGCACGTATCGTCGGCGGCCAGCGCGAGATCCAGAGCCTGATGGGCGCCTTGTACGAGTTGCCGGCACGGCGCCGGCGGATTTTCATTGCCGCACGCCTGGAAGAGGCCTCGCACCTGGAAATCGCCCAGCGCTTCGGCATTTCCACGCGCACGGTGGAAAAGGAACTCAAGGCGGCGCTGGGGCACTGCGCGGCGCGCCTGGACAGAAAAGTGTTTCAGCGCTTCGGTCCAGGCGCGGGAAAACCGTCTTGA
- a CDS encoding FecR family protein: MPKIAPDPDLQRQALDWLVRLTSGQATEADAQALRHWCARSPAHAEAFVQARQLWQLLGPAARQARQVVPLPTLSRRALLGGAVAASAALVMWRGGWLQGFAAAPAAFATEAGEQRRVEWAPGVELELNVRTQVGREAHGIALLSGEIEVQARRAVQVRAGEGLIDAEQARFNVREDEGGVCVTCLSGELRIVAQGQAEVLPAGRQLRYDAQGLGAAGAFDASQVMAWRERMLVLRDAPLAQVIDEINRYRPGRLVLLNPSLGRRRVQARFSFDQLPQAAELIRAAYGARCLELPGGVVLVS; the protein is encoded by the coding sequence ATGCCCAAGATTGCGCCCGATCCCGACTTGCAGCGCCAGGCCCTGGACTGGCTGGTACGGCTGACTTCCGGCCAGGCCACCGAGGCCGATGCCCAGGCCTTGAGGCACTGGTGCGCGCGCAGCCCGGCGCATGCCGAGGCGTTCGTCCAGGCCAGGCAGCTGTGGCAACTGCTGGGCCCGGCGGCGCGCCAGGCTCGCCAGGTGGTGCCGCTGCCGACGCTGAGCCGGCGGGCGCTGCTCGGCGGCGCGGTGGCGGCCTCGGCGGCGCTGGTGATGTGGCGTGGCGGCTGGCTGCAAGGCTTTGCCGCGGCGCCGGCGGCCTTTGCCACCGAGGCGGGTGAGCAGCGCCGCGTCGAGTGGGCCCCCGGCGTCGAGCTGGAGCTGAACGTGCGCACCCAGGTCGGTCGCGAGGCGCACGGGATTGCCCTGTTGAGTGGCGAGATCGAAGTGCAGGCCCGGCGGGCCGTGCAGGTGCGGGCCGGGGAGGGGCTGATCGATGCCGAGCAGGCCCGCTTCAATGTGCGCGAGGATGAGGGTGGCGTCTGCGTCACCTGCCTGAGTGGCGAGTTGCGTATCGTCGCCCAGGGCCAGGCCGAGGTGCTGCCGGCGGGGCGCCAACTGCGCTACGACGCCCAGGGCCTAGGCGCCGCCGGGGCCTTCGATGCCAGCCAGGTCATGGCCTGGCGCGAGCGCATGCTGGTGTTGCGCGACGCCCCGCTGGCCCAGGTCATCGACGAGATCAACCGCTACCGCCCCGGGCGCCTGGTGTTGCTCAACCCGAGCCTGGGCCGACGCCGAGTCCAGGCCCGCTTCAGTTTCGACCAGTTGCCCCAGGCCGCCGAGTTGATCCGCGCCGCTTATGGCGCACGTTGCCTGGAGTTGCCCGGCGGCGTGGTCCTGGTCAGTTGA
- a CDS encoding HupE/UreJ family protein, translated as MKKTLAFVLLMVALPAFAHPGHDANPLQDGLLHPLTGLDHLLMLLGTGVLAALTGRRLSLPLATLAAMFAGAVCGHLFGDVLGMEPMIVGSLLVAAAALLLPSRQWLLALIMPVFALFHGWAHGVEATPSAFWLFSAGFVTVSGLLLAAGFAGGCLLRRHTGLQKAFAGGLLAGAALVLAG; from the coding sequence ATGAAGAAGACCTTGGCCTTTGTGCTGTTGATGGTGGCCCTGCCGGCCTTCGCCCACCCCGGGCACGATGCCAACCCGTTGCAGGATGGCTTGTTGCACCCGCTGACCGGCCTTGACCACCTGCTGATGCTGCTCGGTACCGGGGTGCTGGCGGCCCTGACCGGACGCCGCCTGAGCTTGCCGCTGGCGACCCTGGCGGCGATGTTCGCCGGCGCCGTGTGCGGCCACCTGTTCGGCGATGTGCTCGGCATGGAACCGATGATCGTCGGTTCGCTGTTGGTGGCCGCCGCCGCCCTGTTGTTGCCCAGCCGCCAGTGGCTGTTGGCGCTGATCATGCCGGTGTTCGCCTTGTTCCACGGTTGGGCCCACGGCGTGGAAGCCACCCCGAGCGCGTTCTGGCTGTTCAGCGCCGGCTTCGTCACCGTCAGTGGCCTGTTGCTGGCGGCAGGTTTCGCTGGCGGTTGCCTGTTGCGCCGTCACACGGGGTTGCAGAAAGCCTTCGCTGGCGGCCTGCTGGCCGGTGCCGCGCTGGTGCTGGCCGGTTGA
- a CDS encoding DUF1652 domain-containing protein, producing MSLIGVSMLEMRQMIEQACLPDRCEVSCPDGENLTIRLGQGQSLDDCLTVTGVPVASLNSCRDLVGLVTQLKEQRHGQPQPLKAIA from the coding sequence ATGTCATTGATTGGCGTTTCGATGCTTGAAATGCGGCAGATGATCGAACAGGCCTGCCTGCCCGATCGCTGCGAGGTGAGCTGCCCGGATGGCGAAAACCTCACTATCCGCCTCGGCCAGGGCCAGAGCCTGGACGATTGCCTGACGGTCACCGGGGTGCCGGTGGCCAGCCTCAACAGTTGCCGCGACCTGGTTGGCCTGGTGACCCAGCTCAAGGAGCAGCGCCACGGCCAGCCGCAGCCGCTCAAGGCCATAGCCTGA